One segment of Purpureocillium takamizusanense chromosome 7, complete sequence DNA contains the following:
- a CDS encoding uncharacterized protein (EggNog:ENOG503P05A~COG:O), translating into MLHLDSLPSLRKQHLLSEFAGLKQACPEGIFVTITPGDPTLWSAVLFVRDGPYAQAVLRFQLSFPDTYPSLPPLVLFSTDMFHPLITPLTTYMYTTDIQDNGTVSARDEERLPPGGFSLRHGFPQWFGRGRRAASRTRHVSGEPSRSPVSEAGSKAPSTVCSPESEADGLPSYVRQSQQSVSVYHILKYIRGAFDEETVLDSVPLEAAGNPGAWHAWRTHRRRLGKLPPEAASSPTGEKDVVLEAEAPPAEGAHSATKRPGEWNWEGVWEDRVKKGIAASLSESILYGGSGAPDELIHFIPMEEQDVEQVKDNVRRTLGTAP; encoded by the exons ATGCTCCATCTCGAttcgctgccgtcgctccGAAAGCAGCATCTCTTGTCCGAATT TGCCGGGCTCAAGCAGGCGTGCCCGGAAGGCATATTCGTAACCATAACCCCAGGAGACCCGACCCTGTGGTCGGCCGTGCTCTTTGTTCGCGATG GCCCGTACGCACAAGCGGTCCTGAGGTTTCAACTATCATTTCCAGATACATACCCAAGCCTCCCGCCCCTGGTTCTCTTTTCCACAGACATGTTTCATCCGCTCATCACCCCCCTCACGACCTACATGTATACCACCGACATCCAGGACAACGGAACCGTAAGTGCACGAGATGAAGAGCGTCTCCCTCCTGGCGGGTTTAGCCTCCGTCATGGATTCCCGCAGTGGTTTGGTCGGGGTAGGCGTGCCGCGTCCAGGACCCGGCACGTCAGCGGCGAGCCGTCGAGAAGCCCCGTCTCGGAGGCAGGGAGCAAGGCACCCTCGACTGTTTGCTCGCCCGAGTCCGAGGCCGATGGGCTTCCGAGCTACGTGCGGCAGTCCCAGCAGAGCGTCTCCGTCTACCACATCCTCAAGTACATCCGAGGTGCGTTTGATGAGGAGACGGTGCTCGACTCAGTGCctctcgaggcggcgggaaaCCCAGGGGCGTGGCACGCCTGGCGGACGCACCGACGCAGGCTAGGCAAGTTGCCACCGGAAGCAGCCTCTTCACCAACAGGCGAAAAGGACGTGGTCCttgaggccgaggcgccgcccgccgaagGCGCTCACTCAGCCACGAAGCGGCCTGGGGAATGGAACTGGGAAGGGGTCTGGGAGGATCGCGTGAAGAAGGGAATCGCCGCGAGCCTCTCCGAGTCGATCCTGTATGGCGGCTCTGGCGCGCCCGATGAGCTA
- a CDS encoding uncharacterized protein (COG:S~EggNog:ENOG503P2NW), whose amino-acid sequence MAGKKGENTKKVAGNARKAEAAAQKAAQADAKQQAAEAEKWQKGSKSNAKKEAEEAKKADAARKKAEKDALLKEEEANTPGRAEPKKSKAPVKKSRGLDLSQLDSDGSSAAALNATGIDNALDALSLTTGGDDGKVDKHPERRFAAAFAKYEERRLAEMKADGSGVGLRLDQRKQRIRKEFDKSPDNPFNQVTAAYNATRTDLDQIKAGEKAKIEKRLGQ is encoded by the exons ATGGCGGGCAAGAAGGGGGAGAACACCAAAAAGGTAGCGGGAAACGCCcgcaaggccgaggcggcggcgcaaaaGGCGGCCCAGGCCGACGCCAAGCAACaagcggccgaggcggaaaAGTGGCAAAAGGGTTCCAAGAGCAACGCAAAGAA ggaggccgaggaagcgaAGAAGGCCGATGCAGCCAGGAAGAAGGCGGAGAAGGACGCCCTGCtaaaggaggaggaggccaacacgcccggccgcgccgagccCAAGAAGTCCAAGGCCCCGGTCAAGAAGTCGCGCGGCCTGGACCTGTCGCAGCTCGACTCCGAcgggtcctcggcggcggcgctcaacgCCACGGGCATCGACAACGCCCTTGACGCGCTGTCGCTGACGAcgggtggcgacgacggcaaggtggACAAGCACCCGGAGAGGCGGTTCGCGGCCGCCTTCGCCAAGTACGAGGAGCGACGGCTCGCCGAGATGAAGGCGGACGggagcggcgtcggcctgcgcctcgaccAGCGCAAGCAGAGGATCCGCAAAGAGTTTGACAAGAGCCCCGACAACCCCTTCAACCAGGTCACCGCGGCGTACAACGCGACGAGGACCGACCTCGACCAGATCAAGGCTGGCGAGAAGGCCAAGATTGAGAAGCGCCTCGGTCAGTAG